Proteins co-encoded in one Streptomyces sp. NBC_01283 genomic window:
- a CDS encoding NAD+ synthase — MPQLRLALNQIDSTVGDLAGNVEAIVHWTRHSAEQGAHLVAFPEMALTGYPVEDLALRSSFVDASRAALRALAARLNDEGYGELPVVVGYLDRTEEAKPKYGQPAGAPRDAAAVLHRGEAILTYSKHHLPNYGVFDEFRYFVPGETLPILRVHGVDVALAICEDLWQDGGRVPATRTAGAGLLLSINASPYERNKDDQRLELVRKRAQEAGCTTAYLAMIGGQDEIVFDGDSVVVDRDGEVIARAPQFSEGCVVLDLDLPAAAPRPPSGIVDDGLRIEHVTVSDEPLAAYEPELTGGYAERLDDDEEVYSALVVGLRAYAAKNGFSSVLIGLSGGIDSALTAAIACDALGAKNVYGVAMPSRYSSDHSIGDAEELARRTGLNFRTVPIAPMFDAYMGSLGLTGLAEENLQSRLRGTMLMAISNQEGHIVLAPGNKSELAVGYSTLYGDSVGAYGPIKDVYKSLIFRLAEWRNRAALDRGQTPPIPENSISKPPSAELRPGQVDTDSLPDYPVLDAILEMYVDRDQGADTIVAAGYDRELVVKTLRMVDTAEYKRRQYPPGTKISAKGFGKDRRLPITNRWRESV; from the coding sequence GTGCCTCAACTACGCCTCGCCCTGAATCAGATCGACTCGACCGTCGGCGATCTCGCCGGGAACGTCGAGGCGATCGTCCATTGGACCCGGCACTCCGCCGAGCAGGGAGCGCACCTCGTCGCGTTTCCCGAGATGGCGCTGACCGGCTATCCCGTCGAGGACCTCGCGCTGCGGTCGTCCTTCGTCGATGCCTCGCGGGCGGCGCTGCGCGCGCTCGCCGCGCGGCTGAACGACGAGGGGTACGGAGAGCTGCCGGTCGTCGTCGGCTATCTCGACCGCACCGAGGAGGCCAAGCCGAAGTACGGCCAGCCCGCGGGCGCCCCGCGGGACGCCGCCGCCGTGCTGCACCGCGGCGAGGCCATCCTGACGTACTCCAAGCACCACCTGCCGAACTACGGCGTCTTCGACGAGTTCCGCTACTTCGTGCCGGGCGAGACCCTGCCGATCCTGCGCGTGCACGGCGTCGACGTCGCGCTCGCCATCTGCGAGGACCTCTGGCAGGACGGCGGCCGTGTCCCCGCGACACGCACCGCGGGGGCGGGTCTGCTGCTCTCCATCAACGCGTCCCCGTACGAGCGGAACAAGGACGACCAGCGCCTGGAGCTGGTGCGCAAGCGCGCGCAGGAGGCCGGCTGCACCACCGCCTACCTCGCCATGATCGGCGGCCAGGACGAGATCGTCTTCGACGGCGACTCGGTCGTCGTGGACCGGGACGGCGAAGTCATCGCGCGGGCCCCGCAGTTCTCCGAGGGCTGTGTGGTCCTGGACCTGGACCTCCCGGCCGCCGCGCCGCGGCCGCCGTCGGGCATCGTGGACGACGGACTGCGCATCGAGCACGTCACCGTCTCCGATGAGCCCCTCGCCGCGTACGAGCCGGAACTCACCGGCGGGTACGCCGAGCGGCTCGACGACGACGAGGAGGTGTACTCGGCGCTGGTGGTCGGGCTGCGTGCGTACGCCGCGAAGAACGGATTCAGCAGCGTCCTGATCGGCCTCTCCGGAGGCATCGACTCGGCACTGACCGCCGCGATCGCCTGCGACGCGCTCGGCGCGAAGAACGTGTACGGCGTCGCCATGCCGTCCCGCTACTCCTCGGACCACTCCATCGGTGACGCGGAGGAGCTGGCCCGGCGTACGGGTCTGAACTTCCGTACGGTGCCGATCGCCCCGATGTTCGACGCGTACATGGGGTCGCTCGGTCTGACCGGGCTCGCGGAGGAGAACCTCCAGTCGCGGCTGCGCGGCACGATGCTGATGGCCATCTCCAACCAGGAGGGCCACATCGTCCTCGCGCCGGGCAACAAGTCGGAGCTCGCGGTGGGCTATTCGACGCTCTACGGCGACTCGGTCGGGGCGTACGGGCCGATCAAGGACGTCTACAAGTCCTTGATCTTCCGGCTCGCCGAGTGGCGCAACCGCGCGGCGCTCGACCGCGGCCAGACGCCGCCGATCCCGGAGAACTCCATCAGCAAGCCGCCGAGCGCGGAGCTGCGCCCGGGCCAGGTGGACACGGACTCGCTGCCGGACTATCCGGTGCTCGACGCGATCCTGGAGATGTACGTCGACCGGGACCAGGGCGCGGACACGATCGTCGCCGCGGGGTACGACCGGGAGCTGGTCGTGAAGACGCTGCGGATGGTCGACACCGCCGAGTACAAGCGGCGGCAGTACCCGCCGGGCACGAAGATCTCCGCGAAGGGCTTCGGCAAGGACCGGCGGCTGCCGATCACCAACCGCTGGCGCGAGTCCGTCTGA
- a CDS encoding multicopper oxidase family protein, with protein MRNQPLRTPSRRTPSRRALLGAATAVAGSGILTACSGSGSGGGSGHAGHGGGSEPEGYVDPSGKEVAAAEKKRTKDGGTVREVKLMAMQAKLDLGGRTVRTWAYGDRLPGKEVRVTAGDTLALTLANHLPRATSLHWHGLALRNDMDGVPGLTQQSIKPGADFTYRFAVPHPGTYWFHPHSGTQQDRGLYAPLIVDDPKEPLKYDKEWVVVLDDWVDGVDGSTPDAVLRELSEGMGGHDMGGDDMEGNGSDTGGGMDHGGGHDMSNMSLRTDASPEPSTSTSPSPKPSGPSRMMMGAKSDLLGGDAGDVAYPHYLVNGRTPDAPSSFKARPGDRIRLRIINAGGDTAFRVALGGHEMTVTHTDGFPVEHAKTDALLLGMGERYDVLVTAKDGAFPLTAAAEGKKAAALAVLRTGGGAAPSASTRPKELKGRLLTADKLRAAPSVALASRKPDRTIRIQLTGGMAKYDWAFDKKPYSPDRRHPVRAGERVRLVFANSTAMWHPLHLHGHTFSLANVAGGPRKDTAVILPNGTLTVDFDADNPGLWMIHCHNVYHSEAGMMTVLGYRS; from the coding sequence ATGCGCAATCAGCCCCTGCGCACCCCTTCCCGCCGCACCCCTTCGCGCCGCGCCCTGCTCGGCGCCGCGACCGCCGTCGCCGGTTCGGGAATCCTGACGGCCTGTTCCGGATCCGGCTCCGGTGGCGGCTCCGGCCACGCCGGACACGGCGGCGGCTCCGAGCCCGAGGGCTATGTCGACCCCTCCGGCAAGGAGGTCGCCGCCGCGGAGAAGAAGCGGACCAAGGACGGCGGCACCGTCCGCGAGGTGAAGCTCATGGCCATGCAGGCCAAGCTCGACCTGGGCGGCCGCACGGTCAGGACCTGGGCGTACGGCGACCGGCTCCCCGGCAAGGAAGTCCGCGTCACCGCGGGCGACACCCTCGCCCTCACTCTCGCCAACCACCTCCCCCGGGCCACGTCCCTGCACTGGCACGGCCTGGCCCTGCGCAACGACATGGACGGCGTCCCCGGCCTCACCCAGCAGAGCATCAAGCCGGGCGCCGACTTCACCTACCGCTTCGCGGTGCCGCACCCGGGGACGTACTGGTTCCATCCCCACTCGGGCACCCAGCAGGACCGCGGTCTGTACGCACCACTGATCGTCGACGACCCCAAGGAGCCCTTGAAGTACGACAAGGAGTGGGTCGTCGTCCTGGACGACTGGGTCGACGGCGTGGACGGCTCGACCCCGGACGCCGTCCTGAGGGAACTCAGCGAGGGCATGGGCGGCCACGACATGGGCGGCGACGACATGGAGGGCAACGGGAGTGACACGGGCGGCGGCATGGATCACGGCGGCGGCCACGACATGTCGAACATGTCCCTCCGCACGGACGCGTCCCCAGAGCCCAGCACCAGCACCAGCCCCAGCCCCAAGCCGTCAGGCCCCTCCCGCATGATGATGGGCGCGAAGAGCGACCTGCTGGGCGGCGACGCGGGCGACGTGGCCTACCCGCATTACTTGGTCAACGGCCGCACCCCGGACGCCCCTTCCTCCTTCAAGGCCCGCCCCGGCGACCGCATCCGCCTGCGCATCATCAACGCAGGCGGCGACACCGCCTTCCGGGTGGCGCTCGGCGGCCACGAGATGACGGTGACCCACACGGACGGCTTCCCGGTGGAGCATGCGAAGACGGACGCGCTGCTCCTCGGCATGGGTGAGCGCTATGACGTCCTGGTCACCGCCAAGGATGGCGCGTTCCCGCTGACGGCGGCGGCCGAGGGCAAGAAGGCGGCGGCGCTCGCGGTCCTCCGCACGGGCGGCGGCGCGGCCCCCTCTGCCTCGACCCGCCCCAAGGAGCTGAAGGGCCGCCTCCTGACGGCGGACAAGCTGCGCGCCGCCCCGTCGGTGGCGCTCGCGTCCCGCAAGCCGGACCGCACGATCAGGATCCAACTGACCGGCGGGATGGCCAAGTACGACTGGGCGTTCGACAAGAAGCCCTACTCCCCCGACCGCCGCCACCCGGTCCGCGCGGGCGAGCGGGTCCGCCTGGTCTTCGCCAACTCGACGGCGATGTGGCACCCGCTCCACCTGCACGGCCACACGTTCAGCCTGGCCAACGTGGCGGGCGGCCCCCGCAAGGACACGGCGGTCATCCTGCCGAACGGCACCCTGACGGTGGACTTCGACGCCGACAACCCGGGCCTGTGGATGATCCACTGCCACAACGTCTATCACTCGGAGGCAGGAATGATGACGGTCCTCGGCTACCGCAGCTGA
- a CDS encoding DUF998 domain-containing protein — protein sequence MLGAVAYSAWLLEACLGTGLSPLTSYVSELAARDQPFSTLFRTTDLTAGLLILAGAAGALLWLPRRWSTVVGWAGLALFGAATAVDSRLSMSCAPTADADCMARERAGLLPATHAAHVVSSSVAVTGALVGMVALTLAARRHGLLPSLADSTGLLLLLLELAATVWTLASIAAFDAGYGTWALGMGQRLQVLLIAVWLGFLARAVVRRG from the coding sequence ATGCTCGGCGCGGTCGCCTACAGCGCATGGCTCCTCGAAGCCTGCCTCGGCACGGGACTCTCGCCGCTGACGTCGTACGTGAGTGAACTCGCGGCCCGGGACCAGCCGTTCAGCACGCTGTTCCGCACGACCGACCTGACGGCCGGGCTGCTGATCCTCGCGGGCGCGGCGGGCGCGCTGCTGTGGCTGCCGCGCCGGTGGAGCACGGTCGTGGGGTGGGCGGGGCTCGCGCTGTTCGGGGCGGCCACCGCGGTCGACTCCCGCCTTTCGATGAGCTGCGCGCCGACCGCCGACGCGGACTGCATGGCCAGGGAGCGGGCGGGGCTCCTGCCCGCGACGCACGCGGCCCACGTGGTGAGCAGCAGTGTCGCGGTGACGGGGGCGCTGGTGGGGATGGTGGCCCTGACGCTCGCCGCACGGAGGCACGGGCTCCTGCCCTCCCTCGCGGACTCCACCGGCCTCCTTCTCCTGCTCCTCGAACTGGCCGCCACCGTCTGGACCCTGGCCTCCATCGCCGCCTTCGACGCGGGGTACGGCACGTGGGCGCTGGGGATGGGGCAGCGGCTCCAGGTACTGCTGATCGCGGTCTGGCTGGGGTTCCTCGCGAGGGCGGTGGTGCGGCGCGGATGA
- a CDS encoding alpha/beta fold hydrolase, producing the protein MSFVRIGGVPHHVRVTGSGPVCVLSAGLGLAWFDWDAVVEILAPARTVVRFDRPGSGLSGHARVPPTLAGEAGRIVRILDALGFAGPATVVGHSLAGFHCEAFARLHPERTSGLVLLDSSVEERPKVRVPCGVRVGAARVGGAVLGGVGLPRAVGPAVRRAAVRGDVASAGVVRRVYGVSRVWQGALLEYATYADTALELTALRRGFPLPPRLPATVLAAYANGAGGWLTRQRSLATSLNATFHVATPSGHLVMRDAPGAVADAVLTTGQPGSLQ; encoded by the coding sequence ATGAGTTTCGTACGGATCGGGGGAGTGCCGCACCACGTGCGGGTGACGGGGAGCGGCCCTGTGTGCGTGCTGAGCGCGGGGCTCGGGCTCGCGTGGTTCGACTGGGACGCGGTGGTGGAGATCCTCGCCCCGGCGCGGACCGTCGTCCGCTTCGACCGGCCGGGGTCGGGGCTGAGCGGGCACGCGCGCGTGCCGCCCACGCTCGCGGGCGAGGCCGGGCGGATCGTGCGGATCCTCGATGCGCTCGGCTTTGCGGGACCGGCCACCGTGGTCGGGCACTCCCTGGCGGGCTTCCACTGCGAGGCGTTCGCCCGCCTCCATCCGGAGCGCACGTCGGGCCTGGTCCTGCTCGACTCCAGCGTCGAGGAACGTCCGAAGGTACGGGTCCCGTGCGGGGTGCGGGTGGGGGCGGCCCGGGTGGGCGGGGCGGTGCTGGGCGGGGTGGGGCTGCCACGGGCGGTGGGGCCCGCGGTGCGGAGGGCGGCGGTGCGGGGTGACGTGGCGTCGGCGGGGGTGGTGAGGCGGGTCTACGGGGTGAGTCGTGTGTGGCAGGGGGCCCTGCTGGAGTACGCGACGTACGCGGACACGGCGCTCGAACTCACCGCCCTCCGCCGGGGCTTCCCCCTGCCGCCCCGACTCCCGGCGACGGTCCTCGCGGCGTACGCGAACGGCGCGGGCGGCTGGCTCACCCGCCAGCGTTCGCTCGCCACCTCCCTCAACGCGACCTTCCATGTGGCAACCCCCTCGGGCCACCTCGTCATGCGGGACGCCCCGGGGGCCGTGGCGGATGCGGTACTGACCACGGGCCAGCCAGGGTCCCTCCAGTGA
- a CDS encoding LacI family DNA-binding transcriptional regulator, whose protein sequence is MGERVTIRDVAARAGVSVATVSRVLAGNYPTSTASRAKVLRAVKDLDYVANAHARALAGAGRKTIAVLTFDVVSSFFAHVAQGVEMEAAQRGRLTLVASTGSDPARELALVQMMREQAAEAVVLVGGVIEDDEYRERMARYAEALAAAGSRLILCGRPAPAPDVPALVVEYDNEAGAYAITSHLLGAGHRKIALIGYQPGHTTGDARVAGYLRALADHGVPREEAILHGIGFGQNHGYEAIMDLLKKADGKPDFTAVFAGDDRVAAATMIALREYGLRVPEDVSVVGYNDDPVAADITPGLTTVHIPAEEMGRTAVRLALAGAPRAGQERHLLGTHIVIRESVRGLRGGGA, encoded by the coding sequence GTGGGTGAGCGGGTCACCATCCGCGATGTGGCGGCGCGGGCGGGCGTCTCGGTCGCGACCGTCTCGCGGGTCCTCGCGGGCAACTACCCGACGTCGACGGCGTCGCGCGCGAAGGTGCTGCGGGCCGTCAAGGACCTCGACTACGTGGCCAACGCGCACGCGCGCGCGTTGGCGGGCGCGGGCCGCAAGACGATCGCGGTCCTCACCTTCGACGTGGTGAGCTCCTTCTTCGCCCATGTCGCGCAGGGCGTGGAGATGGAGGCCGCCCAGCGGGGCAGGCTCACGCTGGTCGCGTCGACGGGCAGTGATCCGGCCCGTGAGCTGGCCCTGGTGCAGATGATGCGCGAGCAGGCCGCCGAGGCGGTGGTGCTCGTGGGCGGGGTCATCGAGGACGACGAGTACCGCGAGCGGATGGCGCGGTACGCGGAGGCGCTGGCCGCGGCGGGCTCCCGGCTGATCCTGTGCGGGCGTCCCGCGCCGGCGCCGGACGTCCCCGCGCTGGTCGTCGAGTACGACAACGAGGCGGGGGCGTACGCGATCACGAGCCACCTGCTGGGCGCGGGCCACCGCAAGATCGCCCTGATCGGCTACCAGCCCGGCCACACCACGGGCGACGCCCGGGTCGCCGGGTACCTGCGCGCGCTTGCCGACCACGGGGTGCCGCGCGAGGAGGCGATCCTGCACGGCATCGGCTTCGGACAGAACCACGGTTACGAAGCGATCATGGACCTTCTCAAGAAGGCGGACGGAAAGCCGGACTTCACGGCGGTGTTCGCGGGCGACGACAGGGTGGCGGCGGCCACGATGATCGCGCTGCGGGAGTATGGGCTGCGGGTCCCGGAGGACGTCTCCGTGGTCGGCTACAACGACGACCCCGTGGCGGCGGACATCACCCCCGGCCTGACGACGGTGCACATCCCCGCGGAGGAAATGGGCCGCACGGCGGTCCGCCTCGCCCTGGCGGGGGCGCCCCGGGCAGGCCAGGAACGCCATCTCCTGGGCACCCACATCGTGATCCGGGAGAGCGTACGGGGGCTGCGGGGAGGCGGGGCGTAG
- a CDS encoding sugar ABC transporter substrate-binding protein, with translation MSRRTLLRSIAVGGAAVAAPSLLTACSTDSSGGGSVSNANKKATPWPTYTPAKGPKPDLAPTAEGVQPGFTKYPEKLVRATAEKPGNGKQKIKVMTITYGTPPKPVGSNKFWQAMNEALGVEVEFSVVPDADFRSKMSTLMSGDDLPDMINFGGGYVLPRESQFVKSRCADLSEYLSGDAVNDYPNLANIPTYAWEGMGRVSGGIYGLPVERAKVQGAMFINREAFDKAGYKPGMAAADFQTMAREASRDKKSALGASSVGFFGYLYHAMWHGAPNQWQIKNGKVTDMYGTDEFRAALEYMSKMRKAGSYNSDATSISQVDLKTQFYNGTVRSMTDGWGAVISNAQGIKDEFTLDAAVPYVVDGATPVYQQNRGCFGYTVIKKASKDRIKLMLRVLDWLASPFGSKEYELMHSGVEGTHFEYDKNGDPIPTSLGLVENKTNLPFAYLMDAPQPLYFPGYPDLTKRLHTWEKAVVPNLVRDDHWGLMSDTYNRQGASMQQVIEDGVTAIVSGRKKLSDWDAVYKKWQTQGGEKAREEFAKEHEAAH, from the coding sequence ATGTCGCGCCGTACGCTGCTGCGCTCCATAGCCGTCGGCGGGGCCGCGGTCGCGGCCCCCTCCCTGCTCACCGCGTGTTCCACGGATTCGAGCGGCGGCGGTTCGGTCAGCAACGCCAACAAGAAGGCCACGCCCTGGCCGACGTACACGCCCGCCAAGGGCCCGAAGCCGGACCTCGCGCCCACGGCCGAGGGCGTACAGCCCGGCTTCACCAAGTACCCGGAGAAGCTGGTGCGGGCCACGGCCGAGAAGCCGGGCAACGGCAAGCAGAAGATCAAGGTCATGACCATCACCTACGGCACCCCGCCGAAGCCGGTCGGATCGAACAAGTTCTGGCAGGCGATGAACGAGGCCCTCGGTGTCGAGGTCGAGTTCTCGGTCGTGCCGGACGCGGACTTCCGCTCCAAGATGTCCACGCTGATGTCCGGCGACGACCTGCCCGACATGATCAACTTCGGTGGCGGGTACGTCCTGCCCCGCGAGTCGCAGTTCGTGAAGTCGCGCTGCGCGGACCTCTCGGAGTACCTGTCCGGTGACGCGGTGAACGACTACCCGAACCTCGCCAACATCCCCACGTACGCGTGGGAGGGCATGGGCCGCGTCTCCGGCGGCATCTACGGCCTGCCGGTCGAGCGCGCCAAGGTGCAGGGCGCGATGTTCATCAACCGCGAGGCCTTCGACAAGGCGGGCTACAAGCCCGGCATGGCGGCGGCCGACTTCCAGACGATGGCCAGGGAGGCGTCGCGGGACAAGAAGTCCGCGCTCGGCGCCTCGTCGGTCGGCTTCTTCGGCTACCTCTACCACGCGATGTGGCACGGTGCGCCGAACCAGTGGCAGATCAAGAACGGCAAGGTCACCGACATGTACGGGACCGACGAGTTCAGGGCCGCCCTGGAGTACATGTCGAAGATGCGCAAGGCGGGTTCGTACAACTCCGACGCCACCTCGATCTCCCAGGTCGACCTCAAGACGCAGTTCTACAACGGCACCGTCCGCTCGATGACGGACGGCTGGGGCGCGGTCATCTCCAACGCGCAGGGCATCAAGGACGAGTTCACGCTGGACGCGGCCGTGCCGTACGTGGTCGACGGCGCGACGCCCGTCTACCAGCAGAACCGCGGCTGTTTCGGCTACACCGTCATCAAGAAGGCCTCCAAGGACCGCATCAAGCTGATGCTGCGGGTCCTGGACTGGCTGGCGTCGCCGTTCGGCTCCAAGGAGTACGAGCTGATGCACTCCGGGGTCGAGGGCACGCACTTCGAGTACGACAAGAACGGCGACCCGATCCCCACCTCGCTCGGCCTGGTGGAGAACAAGACGAACCTCCCCTTCGCCTACCTGATGGACGCACCGCAGCCGCTGTACTTCCCGGGCTACCCCGACCTGACCAAGCGGCTGCACACGTGGGAGAAGGCGGTCGTGCCGAACCTCGTCCGTGATGACCACTGGGGCCTGATGTCGGACACGTACAACCGGCAGGGCGCGTCCATGCAGCAGGTCATCGAGGACGGGGTCACGGCGATCGTCTCGGGCCGCAAGAAGCTGTCCGACTGGGACGCCGTCTACAAGAAGTGGCAGACGCAGGGCGGCGAGAAGGCACGCGAGGAGTTCGCGAAGGAGCACGAAGCCGCGCACTGA
- a CDS encoding carbohydrate ABC transporter permease — translation MEKPKPVTQVAKALAIVTILVMVFVPFLVIVSTSFASNREVIDNGGWVLWPTHPTLRAYEQVFEGGIVTKALGVSAAVTVIGTLASLACTTFLAYALSRPKVYGGKPILLIVLFTFLFPPGMVPAFLLVKGMGMLESYSALIVPVLINVFNLVVLRGFFQGVPEELYEAARLDGANDWQILWRVVLPLSKAALAVVGLFYAVSYWNAWFHASIYLESDHWPLQQVLRTYVMGGSQIADTGLSDASNVSAPQTMQMAVLVIATVPILIVYPFLQKYFTKGVLTGAIKS, via the coding sequence ATGGAGAAGCCGAAGCCGGTCACCCAGGTGGCCAAGGCCCTGGCGATCGTCACCATCCTGGTCATGGTCTTCGTGCCGTTCCTGGTCATCGTCTCGACGTCGTTCGCCTCCAACCGCGAGGTCATCGACAACGGCGGCTGGGTCCTGTGGCCGACGCACCCGACCCTGCGCGCCTACGAGCAGGTCTTCGAGGGCGGCATCGTCACCAAGGCGCTCGGCGTGAGCGCCGCCGTCACCGTCATCGGCACGCTCGCCTCACTCGCGTGCACGACGTTCCTGGCGTACGCGCTGAGCCGCCCCAAGGTGTACGGCGGAAAGCCGATCCTGCTGATCGTCCTGTTCACCTTCCTCTTCCCGCCCGGCATGGTTCCGGCGTTCCTGCTGGTCAAGGGCATGGGAATGCTGGAGAGCTACAGCGCGCTGATCGTCCCCGTCCTCATCAACGTCTTCAACCTGGTCGTCCTGCGCGGCTTCTTCCAGGGCGTTCCCGAGGAGCTGTACGAGGCGGCGCGGCTCGACGGCGCGAACGACTGGCAGATCCTGTGGCGGGTCGTGCTGCCGCTCTCCAAGGCGGCCCTCGCGGTCGTCGGCCTCTTCTACGCGGTGAGCTACTGGAACGCCTGGTTCCATGCCTCGATCTACCTGGAGTCCGACCACTGGCCGCTCCAGCAGGTCCTCCGTACGTACGTCATGGGCGGCTCGCAGATCGCGGACACCGGGCTGAGCGACGCGTCGAACGTGTCGGCCCCGCAGACGATGCAGATGGCCGTCCTGGTGATCGCCACCGTGCCGATCCTGATCGTCTACCCCTTCCTGCAGAAGTACTTCACCAAGGGCGTGCTCACCGGCGCCATCAAGAGCTGA
- a CDS encoding sugar ABC transporter permease, translating into MVPGVAYFLVFHYGAFIGNAVAFKEYVPFDGLWASPWVGFENFDRMFGDPDFWHATWNTLFLAVLQLVFFFPVPLGLALLLHSLTSDLTRRFVQSVVYLPHFLSWVIVVALFQQVLADTGLLNSVLGQAGLHSVDIIGNPDAYPALVVAQVVWKDAGWGTIIFLAALMQVDEQQYEAAAIDGAGPWRRFWHVTLPSIRPVVILLLIMRLGDILSVGFEQMLLQRQSVGPEAGEVLDTFVFWQGIVGGDTGYAAAAGLFKGVVGAILVFAANKVAHRLGEQGVYK; encoded by the coding sequence ATGGTCCCGGGAGTCGCGTACTTCCTGGTGTTCCACTACGGCGCGTTCATCGGGAACGCCGTCGCCTTCAAGGAGTACGTGCCCTTCGACGGCCTCTGGGCCAGCCCCTGGGTCGGCTTCGAGAACTTCGACCGGATGTTCGGCGACCCGGACTTCTGGCACGCGACCTGGAACACGCTCTTCCTCGCGGTGCTCCAGCTGGTCTTCTTCTTCCCGGTCCCGCTCGGGCTCGCCCTGCTCCTGCACAGCCTGACCTCGGACCTGACACGGCGCTTCGTGCAGTCGGTGGTCTACCTGCCGCACTTCCTGTCATGGGTCATCGTCGTCGCCCTGTTCCAGCAGGTGCTCGCCGACACCGGCCTCCTCAACTCCGTGCTTGGGCAGGCGGGTCTGCACTCCGTCGACATCATCGGCAACCCGGACGCCTACCCGGCGCTCGTCGTCGCGCAGGTCGTCTGGAAGGACGCCGGCTGGGGCACGATCATCTTCCTCGCCGCGCTGATGCAGGTGGACGAGCAGCAGTACGAGGCCGCCGCCATCGACGGGGCGGGCCCCTGGCGCCGCTTCTGGCACGTGACGCTCCCGTCGATCCGGCCGGTCGTCATCCTGCTGCTGATCATGCGGCTCGGCGACATCCTCTCCGTCGGCTTCGAACAGATGCTGCTGCAACGGCAGTCGGTCGGACCCGAGGCCGGCGAGGTGCTCGACACCTTCGTCTTCTGGCAGGGCATCGTCGGCGGCGACACCGGATACGCCGCGGCGGCGGGCCTGTTCAAGGGCGTGGTCGGCGCGATTCTCGTCTTCGCGGCCAACAAGGTCGCCCATCGCCTCGGCGAGCAGGGGGTCTACAAGTGA
- a CDS encoding hydroxyacid dehydrogenase encodes MSSDVADRVFAPAVRERLARSVDLVPGLLAGPLTAPDARAVLADTEILVTGWNCPPITAEVLAHAPRLRVLVHAAGSVKPVVTDALWDRGVTVSSAADANAGPVVAYTLAAVTFAAKGALSAAAGYAEGWPPFTERTGGDARTIGIIGASRIGRGVIAALRASDVGWRVLLTDPYVTAEEAAGLGVELVALSELCRRSSIVSVHAPQLPETRGMVSEEMLKLIPDGGTVINTARGSLVDTEALARECGSGRLDAFLDVTDPEPLPAGHPLLVLPNVLVTPHVAGAQGSEVRRLGEFAVGEVERVLAGAPLRGRLLREELARLA; translated from the coding sequence ATGAGCTCGGATGTGGCGGACCGGGTGTTCGCCCCCGCCGTCCGCGAACGGCTGGCCCGCAGCGTGGACTTGGTGCCCGGCCTGCTCGCCGGGCCGCTCACCGCCCCCGACGCACGGGCCGTGCTCGCCGACACGGAGATCCTGGTAACCGGCTGGAACTGCCCGCCCATCACGGCGGAGGTCCTCGCCCACGCCCCTCGGCTACGGGTCCTCGTACATGCCGCCGGGTCGGTGAAACCCGTGGTGACGGACGCGCTGTGGGACCGGGGCGTGACGGTCTCCTCGGCGGCCGACGCCAACGCGGGCCCCGTCGTGGCCTACACGCTCGCCGCGGTCACCTTCGCGGCGAAGGGCGCGCTGTCGGCCGCGGCGGGCTATGCCGAGGGGTGGCCGCCCTTCACCGAGCGGACGGGCGGTGACGCCCGCACCATCGGCATCATCGGCGCGTCCCGCATCGGCCGCGGGGTCATCGCCGCGCTGCGCGCGTCCGACGTGGGCTGGCGCGTGCTGCTCACCGATCCGTACGTCACGGCGGAGGAGGCGGCCGGGCTCGGCGTGGAGCTGGTCGCCCTCTCGGAACTGTGCCGGCGCAGCTCGATCGTCAGTGTCCACGCGCCCCAACTCCCCGAGACGCGGGGCATGGTGAGCGAGGAGATGCTGAAACTGATCCCCGACGGGGGCACCGTCATCAACACGGCACGCGGCTCACTGGTCGACACGGAGGCGCTGGCCAGGGAGTGCGGGTCGGGGCGCCTCGACGCGTTCCTCGACGTGACGGACCCGGAGCCGCTGCCCGCCGGACATCCGCTGCTCGTGCTCCCGAACGTACTGGTCACCCCGCATGTCGCGGGGGCACAGGGGAGCGAGGTGCGCAGGCTCGGGGAGTTCGCGGTGGGGGAGGTGGAGAGAGTCCTGGCGGGGGCGCCTTTGCGGGGGAGGCTGCTGCGGGAGGAGCTGGCGCGGCTGGCGTAG